The genomic window GCTTACTTTATTGTTTTAACGAAAAATTAGTATATAATATATAATAAAAGGAGGGTAAAATGGAATTATCTGGAAGTTTAAAAGATTTTTCTGTTAAAGATATCATTAAATTCATCTTCTCCTCAAAGAAAACAGGAACTCTCTCTATATCCGGTAAAGTAAAATTTTACGGTACAATTGAAGGCAAGATATATTTTGATAAGGGCGAAATTATAAATGCAGAAGCAGCTGGCAAAGAGGGAGAGAGTGTAATTTATTTGATTCTAATGGCAGATGAAGGTAGTTTTTCCTTTTCAAAGGAAATAGATAAAAAAGTCAAGAGAAAGATAGAGAAGAAAACAGAGGAGATATTGCTTGAGGGGATGAAAAGAGTAGAGTTGTTAAATAAACTTATTAAAAAATTACCTCCCTTAGATACAGATGCATTATTTGATGTCAATCCATCTTCACCATCATCAGAAATATCTCTTACTAAAGAAGAGTGGTATGTTATTAACCTGTTTAAAGGTGGAAAGAAAATAAAGGATGTTTTAATGGATAGTTCACTTCCAGATTTTGATACATTGAAAGCCATTCTTTCTCTCATATCATCAGGTTTTATTAAACATTTTGAAATTATGGAGATCATTCCAGATCACAGCGAGAAAGCGAAGAAGATTCTAAAAGATTACTCTGGAATAGGTCCTCCACTCTTTCCTACAGCGAATGCAAAGGCGAATAGACTATTCTACAAAATTGATGGTAAGAAAAACCTCTTAGATTTATCTAAAGAGACAGAATTAGACAGAGAAGAGGTTCTCTCATGCTTCTTCCTTCTTTTACATAAAGGCTTTGTTACTTCAAATGTTGATTCAAGTACATTAGATCTGATTGAGGAACAATTAAAGAAAAGCTCATGAGTTTGTTTTTACTATATCATCATCGGTGTGGCTATCATTCTCTCCATCTGGTCCAACTGACCAGATGTAGTATATACCATTGGAGAGAGAATAGTTGTAATAATTATCTGGAGAGAATGGATCCTTAGGTATTTTACCTATGTAACTTACTCTTTCCGTGTTATAAATTAACACACCTTCTCCAAGAAGCTCATCCATCCAGTTACTTTCTGGAGGATATCTTTTTAAATCTGTATGGTATGCCTCCAGTGCTATTTGAATCATATGGAGTTCTTCTTTCGTCTTCGCTTTTTTTGCAAGTGTTTTTATGCTCGGAGATGTATATATGAGTATTGCAATAGTTGTAAGGATCAATATTATAGCAACAACTACCATAATTTCAATTAAACTGAAGCCATCCCCTTTAAGCATCTTATCTTATCTGTCCCACCATGTAGAATATTGGAAGATATAAAGAAATAATTATAAATCCTATAATTCCTCCCACAAATAGAATTAGCAATGGTTCAATCAGTGAGGTAAGCTGCTCCACTGCTCTATTTACCTCTTCTTCATAAAACTGAGCAACCTTCATGAGCATTTCTTCAAGCTCTCCAGTCTCTTCTCCTATTGCAGTCATTTGAACAACCATTGGTGTAAAGAGACCAGATTCCTCCATTGGTTTGGATAGAGTTTCTCCTCTTCTCACTCTTTCTTCTATTTTTTGTATCTCTCTCTGGATTATTACATTGTCAAGCACTCCTCCAACTGTGTCAAGGGCTTGAAGAAGAGGAACTCCTGCTGCAAGGAGTGAGGAAAGTGTAGCACTGAATCTTGCCATTGCTGTTAGATGATTCAATTTTCCAAGAATAGGCATCTTTAATTTAAAGGCATCAGTTTTCTCTCTACCGTAAGGAGTTGTTTTAAACAGGTTGAAAGCTATAATTAAACCTACTACTCCAAGAATTACAATCCACCAGTTTTTCTTAAGCCAGAGGGAAAGGTTTAGAGTGAATTGAGTCATCGCAGGTAATGGAACATTCAAGTCTGCGAAGAAACCGGCAAATCTTGGTACAAACACTGTTAGCATAAAGAAACCAAGGGAAAAAGCAATAACTAATACAAACATCGGATAGCTCATGGCGCCTTTTATTTTCTGTCTCAATCTATAATCATTCTCAAGAAATTCTGTAACCCTTTCAAAAGATCTATCCAGATTTCCGCCTACCTCTCCTGCTTTTATCATGTTCACATACAAGCTGGAGAAAATGGTAGGGAAGTTCATCATAGATGTAGATAAAGGTATTCCACTTTCCACATCTTTTTTTATCTTTTTTGCTACCTCTCTCAATCTTTTTCCAGGTGACTGGAAGGACAGAATGTCAAGAATCCTTGTCAATGGAAGACCTGCCTTGAGCATTGTGGTAAACTGCCTCGTGAAGAATAGGAGTGCTCTTAAACTGACTCCTCTTTTACCAAAAAATTTGTAGAGAATTCCTTCTATGCCAGAAATCCCCTCAACCTTTTCAATAGTTATCTGGGAGATTCCCCTTCTCCTTAAGGTAGCTTCAAGACTCTCAGGAGATTCAGCCTCCATTTTTCCTTGGACAAGTTTTCCATACATATTTCTCCCTTTATATCTAAATACTGCCACTTATATCCTCCCTACCTAACATTTTTAGTAGTTCTGATGGGTCATAAGAGTATCTTATTGCGGTTTCAAAACTGATAAGGTTGTGTTCGTACAGATCTTTTAGTGCCTGATTCATGGTCTGCATACCCAAATCTTTAGATGTTTGAATAATTGTGTTTATTTGATAGGATTTATTTTCTCTTATAAGGTTTCTTACAGCAGGGGTAACTATTAAGACTTCTGATGCAAGAACAAGTCCACTTCCATCTCTTCTTTCAACGAGTTGTTGGGTAAATATTGCTGATAAAACATTGGAGAGTTGAATTCTTATCTGTTGTTGCTGATATGGAGGAAAGACATCTACAATTCTATCGATACTTTGAGCTGCAGAGTTAGTATGAAGTGTTGCAAAGACAAGATGACCTGTCTCTGCTGCAGTTATAGCACTCGAGATTGTCTCAAGATCTCTCATCTCACCCACGAGTATAACATCTGGATCCTCTCTTAAGACACTTCTCAATGCCTTTGGAAAACTTCTTGTATCAGATCCAAGTTCTCTTTGAACTACTATACTTTTTTTGTGTTTATGAAGATACTCTATTGGGTCCTCAATGGTGATTATATGGACACTTCTCGTTGAGTTTATCTTATCTATAACAGATGCAAGAGTTGTGGATTTTCCACTTCCTGTGGCACCGGTGACAAGAACAAAGCCTTTCTCTAATTCCACAACTTTGTTTATAGCTTTTGGAAGCCCAAGTTGTTCAAAGGTGGGAATTTCCCATGGTATGACTCTAAATGCAGCAGCAACAGTTTGTCTCTGTCTAAATACATTTACCCTGAATCTACCAACATTATGTACACCAAAAGAGAAGTCTATCTCCCATTCCTCTTTGAATTTTTCCTTTTGTTCATCATTCATTATTGGATATACAAGTTCCTCAACTTCTTCAGATGTAAGGGGTTCAGATTTTAAAGGAACAAGTCTCTTTTTGATTCTGAAGACAGGTGGTAAACCAGCGGTAAGGTGTAAGTCAGAGGCATTTTTCTTTTTACATATATTTAGAAGGTCTTGAAGGCTGTAATTCATCCCTCCATTACCTCCACAGTTGATATAACCCTTAATACCTCTTCGAGTGAAGTTATACCCTTGCGTGCCTTATCAAGTGCGTCATGTAAAAGTGTTTTCGTTCCATTCTTTACAGCATACTCTTTAATCTCTGTGGATGATGCTCTCTTAAGTATCATCTCTCTTATGTTGTCATCTATCTTTAAAATCTCCTGAACCGCTATTCTTCCTTTGTATCCTGTATTATTGCATATGGGACAGCCTTTTCCTTTATAAAATACCATATTTTCATCCTCTATTCCAAGCTGCTCAAGTATGTATCTACTTGGTTTAATCTCAGTTTTACAGTTGTTGCATATCTTCCTTACCAGTCTCTGGGCAGTAACCCCGATAAGGGCAGATGCTATAAGATATGGTTCTATTCCCATATCAATGAGTCTTGTAGGTGCAGAAAAGGAGTCATTTGTGTGAAGCGTGGAGAAAACAAGGTGTCCTGTTAATGCAGCTTCCATGGCTATTTGAGCAGTCTCTCTATCCCTTATCTCTCCAACAAGAATTATATCTGGATCCTGCCTTAGGAAGGATCTTAGAGCATTGGCAAAAGTTAATCCAATTTTAGGATTGACCTGAACCTGTGTTATTCCATCGAGTTGATACTCCACAGGATCCTCAGCAGTAAGAATATTAACCTTTGGTGAATTAAGAATTCTTAAAACTGCATAAAGGGTTGTTGACTTACCAGAGCCAGTTGGACCAGTGATAAGTATCATTCCATAAGGCTGGGTAATCAATGACTTAAATATGGTTAAGCTCTCTTCAGAAAATCCGAGTTTCTCCAATGGAATAAGAGATTTTTCCTTGTCAAGTATTCTCATTACAACCTTCTCTCCAAATATTGCTGGAAGAATGGAGACCCTCAAATCTATCTCTCTTCCTCTAAATTTTAGATTGATTCTTCCATCCTGAGGTCTTCTTCTCTCTGCAATGTCAAGATTTGCCATAATTTTTACTCTTGAGACAAGACCTGGTTGGATGTTTTTGGGTAGAGACATGGCATCGTTTAAGACTCCATCTATTCTGTACCTTACCCTCACCGATCTTTTCTGGGGTTCTATGTGAATATCTGAAGCTCGAGATACAATTGCCTCAGTTATTATCTGATTCATCAATCTTATAATAGGTGCTGTCTCTGCTAAACTTCTTGCTTCATCAATGGATAGTTCAGTTTCCTCTTCTTCAGTTTCAACCTCCACACCTCCTGTCATTTCCATGACAGCTTCTTTTACAGTTTTCTCCATGGAGTAGTATTTCTCGATATTTCCTATGATGGACTCCTTTGATGCCACATATATCTTTACATTCTTCAAGTAATTCCTTAGAAAATCAATGGCAAAGATATTTGTTGGGTCAGAAATGGCTACCATAATCTCTCCTTCCTCTGTTCTTCCAAAGGGTATCACTTCAAATCTTCTGGCTATCTCTTCACTTATAAGATGAACAGTTTCCTTGTCTATTTCAACAGTGGAAAGATCAATATATGGATAACCCCACTGCTTTGCTATGATTTTGGCAAGGGTCTCTTCATCTATTACCCCTAATCTCTTCAATACATCCAGGAGTCTTTCCCCTGTCCTTTTCTGTTCTTCAAGGGCTTTCTTGAGTTGTTCCTCAGTAATGATTCCATTGGAGATAAGTACATTACCTATAAGGTCATTTCTACCCATATTAAAATTATATCACAGTATATTTTTTCTAAAAAGAGATTCAAAAAATCTCATTATCTTTGTTAGAAAGAAATCTTTTGATTTATCCTTTGGTTCAACCAGAATTGTGTAACATCCGAGTAGATTACCCCCAAGAATGTCTGTAAAGATCTGATCCCCAATTACAATGGTCCTATCTTCTTTAGTCTTAAGTATCTTCATAAGTTTTTTAAATGAGAAAGGTAAGGGTTTGAGTCCCCTGCCTATGGATGGGAAACCAAATCTCTTTTCTATGAATTCTACCCTTTTTTTATAGTTATTTGATATGATTCCTATTTTAAAGTGCTTCTTCGCATATTCTATCCATTTTAAAACATCTTCCTCTATATACTCACTCCCTCTTGTTACCAGGGTATTGTCAAGATCAATGATAAGTGCATCAAATGTACCCATATAATTTTTAAGGTCTATATCTTCTATTCTTTTAAAGGATTCCTTTGGTTTCAGAAGTTTAAGCATTTCCCATCTCTAATGGCTCATAGATTATGGGAATGTATTTAGCCACCTCACTGAGAAAATCGGTAATTTCTGGAAGAAATCTCTCATCAAAAGAAACATCCATAACACCAAGATTGTTGTTAACAAAGGTAAAGAGTATCATTGCATCTCCTTCTAAAGATTCAAGCAAACTTTGAACAAATCCTATTTCTTCCTTTGGAAAGTACATTCTGATGGTAAATTCCTTCATTTTATCTCCTTTAATAGTTCCTTTATCCTTCCAACTATCATATCCACAGCAACAATATTGAATCCGCCTTCTGGGATAATAACATCTGCAAATCTTTTTGTTGGTTCGACGAATTGAATGTGCATGGGTCTAACTATTTCAAGATATTGAGTAACAACTGAATCAAGAGATCTTCCCCTCTCTTTTATATCCCTTAAGAGTCTTCTTATAAATCTTACATCTGGATCAGTATCCACATATATCTTTATGTCCATCAAGTTTCTTAACTCTTCATCAAAGAGGGAAAGTATACCCTCTATTATGATTATCTTTTTAGGTTCTATTCTCT from Caldisericia bacterium includes these protein-coding regions:
- a CDS encoding DUF4388 domain-containing protein, translated to MELSGSLKDFSVKDIIKFIFSSKKTGTLSISGKVKFYGTIEGKIYFDKGEIINAEAAGKEGESVIYLILMADEGSFSFSKEIDKKVKRKIEKKTEEILLEGMKRVELLNKLIKKLPPLDTDALFDVNPSSPSSEISLTKEEWYVINLFKGGKKIKDVLMDSSLPDFDTLKAILSLISSGFIKHFEIMEIIPDHSEKAKKILKDYSGIGPPLFPTANAKANRLFYKIDGKKNLLDLSKETELDREEVLSCFFLLLHKGFVTSNVDSSTLDLIEEQLKKSS
- a CDS encoding type II secretion system protein GspG, with the protein product MLKGDGFSLIEIMVVVAIILILTTIAILIYTSPSIKTLAKKAKTKEELHMIQIALEAYHTDLKRYPPESNWMDELLGEGVLIYNTERVSYIGKIPKDPFSPDNYYNYSLSNGIYYIWSVGPDGENDSHTDDDIVKTNS
- a CDS encoding type II secretion system F family protein, producing the protein MAVFRYKGRNMYGKLVQGKMEAESPESLEATLRRRGISQITIEKVEGISGIEGILYKFFGKRGVSLRALLFFTRQFTTMLKAGLPLTRILDILSFQSPGKRLREVAKKIKKDVESGIPLSTSMMNFPTIFSSLYVNMIKAGEVGGNLDRSFERVTEFLENDYRLRQKIKGAMSYPMFVLVIAFSLGFFMLTVFVPRFAGFFADLNVPLPAMTQFTLNLSLWLKKNWWIVILGVVGLIIAFNLFKTTPYGREKTDAFKLKMPILGKLNHLTAMARFSATLSSLLAAGVPLLQALDTVGGVLDNVIIQREIQKIEERVRRGETLSKPMEESGLFTPMVVQMTAIGEETGELEEMLMKVAQFYEEEVNRAVEQLTSLIEPLLILFVGGIIGFIIISLYLPIFYMVGQIR
- a CDS encoding type IV pilus twitching motility protein PilT — its product is MNYSLQDLLNICKKKNASDLHLTAGLPPVFRIKKRLVPLKSEPLTSEEVEELVYPIMNDEQKEKFKEEWEIDFSFGVHNVGRFRVNVFRQRQTVAAAFRVIPWEIPTFEQLGLPKAINKVVELEKGFVLVTGATGSGKSTTLASVIDKINSTRSVHIITIEDPIEYLHKHKKSIVVQRELGSDTRSFPKALRSVLREDPDVILVGEMRDLETISSAITAAETGHLVFATLHTNSAAQSIDRIVDVFPPYQQQQIRIQLSNVLSAIFTQQLVERRDGSGLVLASEVLIVTPAVRNLIRENKSYQINTIIQTSKDLGMQTMNQALKDLYEHNLISFETAIRYSYDPSELLKMLGREDISGSI
- the gspE gene encoding type II secretion system ATPase GspE, with protein sequence MGRNDLIGNVLISNGIITEEQLKKALEEQKRTGERLLDVLKRLGVIDEETLAKIIAKQWGYPYIDLSTVEIDKETVHLISEEIARRFEVIPFGRTEEGEIMVAISDPTNIFAIDFLRNYLKNVKIYVASKESIIGNIEKYYSMEKTVKEAVMEMTGGVEVETEEEETELSIDEARSLAETAPIIRLMNQIITEAIVSRASDIHIEPQKRSVRVRYRIDGVLNDAMSLPKNIQPGLVSRVKIMANLDIAERRRPQDGRINLKFRGREIDLRVSILPAIFGEKVVMRILDKEKSLIPLEKLGFSEESLTIFKSLITQPYGMILITGPTGSGKSTTLYAVLRILNSPKVNILTAEDPVEYQLDGITQVQVNPKIGLTFANALRSFLRQDPDIILVGEIRDRETAQIAMEAALTGHLVFSTLHTNDSFSAPTRLIDMGIEPYLIASALIGVTAQRLVRKICNNCKTEIKPSRYILEQLGIEDENMVFYKGKGCPICNNTGYKGRIAVQEILKIDDNIREMILKRASSTEIKEYAVKNGTKTLLHDALDKARKGITSLEEVLRVISTVEVMEG
- a CDS encoding YqeG family HAD IIIA-type phosphatase yields the protein MLKLLKPKESFKRIEDIDLKNYMGTFDALIIDLDNTLVTRGSEYIEEDVLKWIEYAKKHFKIGIISNNYKKRVEFIEKRFGFPSIGRGLKPLPFSFKKLMKILKTKEDRTIVIGDQIFTDILGGNLLGCYTILVEPKDKSKDFFLTKIMRFFESLFRKNIL
- the udk gene encoding uridine kinase, producing the protein MKKNILIGIAGGSGSGKTTVALKIKEKVGEDILILDMDSYYKDHSHIPFEERVKINYDHPDAFDFPLLINHLKRLIQGKSIEKPVYSFVKYVRLKETQRIEPKKIIIIEGILSLFDEELRNLMDIKIYVDTDPDVRFIRRLLRDIKERGRSLDSVVTQYLEIVRPMHIQFVEPTKRFADVIIPEGGFNIVAVDMIVGRIKELLKEIK